The Oryza brachyantha chromosome 6, ObraRS2, whole genome shotgun sequence region GAGATTAATTTAATCTCCGTGTCGTCGTTGGATTGAGGTACGAGCCTACGAGGGTTCCAATCTGACTGGGGATGTGTTTGGGGAGAAATGCTGCAGATTCAGTTGTTGCAGTGTTAATTGCTTAGATTGGCCTATGCCGACTTCCTTGCGCGTGCATTTATATCTCCTCTTTAAAGAATCTTCAGCCGGCGATCTTgtttgtaaatttattttaaggaACTTTACATCTGGACCTATCAGAGGATTGGCTGCAGAATATGGtcagaaaatcttacaaaatTTCCCATCTTTTGGATCTACTCCACGATTCGTGCACCGGCGTAGCTCCATCCTGCTGCTAGGTTTAGGTTTCTGGGCGGTGGGAGCCGTCCCTAGTTTTGGCTGGATGGAGATGGAGGCCAGGCTGCTGCAGCAGTACGGATGCTGATGCCAATGCCGGTGAATGGTGGATCTGGAGGCGAGGAAGATGCTGGAGAAATGGGGGCATTGAGGGTCATACTTGCCAGTGGGGATGGAAACACTGTCCACTGGACCTCGCTTGCGATGTCTACGAGGAAGGGCTTCCCTTATCGCCGGTTAACATGGTAACTTGGCACACCATCAGGGAGCGGTAACACTAAATGCCTAGTAACCCCACTGAattcaaaaagttaaacaaaagtttatttttttgataaattttgtcCAGTTATTCCTGGTTTACCACGGCAACTGCGCGGTAACCGGGTTTACTGCTTGGGGTGTGTTAACCCCTCCCGTGGTAAGGGAAGGCGAAGAGGTGGGAGTGATGGCTTGTGAGGATGTTGTGGCATTGTAGGGGATCAGTTGGAAGATCCAATGCAAAACATTGAAACTCAATTGAATGGTTGAAATAGCAAGATTTGGAGTGTAAAAATGTTACATATATATGGTAAAGGCAGTCCTACCAATCAATTCCCAAACAGTTGCCAGCTGATTCAGCTATGTCTCTCTATTCGAATTCTAATTCTCCTCTTTAGAAGAGTGCTGTCTTTTACATTTGGTACAACTACCACTGCATTACAGATTCTTACATTTCTCACTCCTGATGTTACGTATGATAAAATTTCTTCTATTGTTATACATGCGTGACTATTGGGACTGCACTGTTCCTGTTAGAGatattataacttttattGGCATGTGAAACTACAGTGGAAAAATATTCCCGAAGTCCTATTGATTTTCTGATGTAAAGGCTCCAATTATTCTGAAAAGATTCTTTTTACTCTTGATTCATTTGGAATTCTTATTGTGCAGGGACCTTTCAGAGCAAACCATCTTAAATCTTATTCCTGACTTCCTGTCATGGGCATGGAACATCTGCTGAACACCATGAATCCTTCATCAGGTTCTAACCACGCTTTAACCTGTTATGCATTGTTTAAATATACCGGAACCATTGCCGACTGATCATACTTTGGTTACATCATACCATAAAGGCTTTATCCAGGAAATGAGAGAGTTAGAGAAGCTTAGAACAGAAACAATGATGAAATCCTGCCAAAGCACAACTAGCAGGGCTGGAGCGATCAGATGTCCAATACCACGCAAGAGCGGCAGGTATACTTGCAATCTGGTTAACTAGtttttaatatgattattaatctaattttcttGTCCACAAGTGGTGATATAAACATCATTAAATACCCTAAATATCCTAATACAATCAAATGATTTTATCAAATTCGCCCAATAATAGTGTATAACTGTCTATTGATGCATTAGATTGCTTGAAGTATCTTGCTTTGGTTGAGTATGCTGTAATTTGTGTTTTTCATGTTACAAATTTGACTACATTTGAGTTTTCTTTACACTCTTCTCTCATCTGGAGTTTACATATTGGTATAAGTTacattattttgattttaactGCATAGCATGCATGATTCATCTTGCTGTTCAGGTCATGTAAAGAGTATGATTTAACACAAGATCTTTCTGATTTCATTATGAGCAAGGTtagcttttctcttttctttgccACATTTTCGTGTGTTGCTCAAATGTGCTTCCCAATTAAGCTAGAAGTCTGGCAATCTGCAGGCTTCTCCTCCATACTTTACAGGATCTCCACCAGTTCGAGCAAGCAATCCTCTTGTACACGATACACAATTCTGTGCGTGGAAGATGCAAAACGTTGATCAGTCACTTAGCATTCCTATACCAACAAAGGGATGCAATGTTCGTTACTGCATGAGGGAAGGATCTGTTACAAAGGCTTGAAACTACATTTATTAGCTTCATGACCGCTCGCACCCAGACCCAGAGGACATGCTTGGTGAACATTCCGGCTGTTGACTTTACTTGTAGTTGTAACTCTGCTTGCCTCTTCAGGGCCAATTTGTACATACGGGTTATCACCTCTAGAAGCTGCCGTTTTCAAGTTTTGTGCCGTTGTCATCGGCAGTGGTGTACATATCTTTTGTGTTCAGTTTTGTCGGCTATGAAGCTAGTTTGGCAAATAAAGGCTGTCAAACCTATGTTACTGAGAAATGAGCTCATCTGATGAATGGAAGAAAATTTCTGTTTTATCACCATATCGAGTTGTGCTGGATTTGTTCGTGGATAACTGAATGGCCATCTATACCTTTGGGTGCTATATCTCAATGAAGCAGCCATGagtaataatttataggtggaatttttatatctatattgtttgttgtttaaaagtcaatgctggaAAGTATGAAAAATAGTAGAATAACCTTTTTGAATGGTACttcctttgttccaaaataaattcgtTTATCAGTTTTTAGATGCTatctttgactcttcgttttatttgattttttagggattcttcgtcttatttgattttttaattaatacttttttaattaatacttttattgttattaagtgataaaacatgaatagtactttacatgtgacttttttttgagtttttcttaaaattttaatatttttaaataacattGGACACAGAAGTGACGATCGTAcatttttaatgcatttaaattttggttgcgAAGGCTAGCCAGCAGAAAATGAGAGGTAATATGCTGTCATTGAGGAGAGAGATCTGATCTCTCTGCAATGTTCTAGGGTTCCATTTGATTTATCTACATTTCTCACGCTTGTCATAAATTTTGTCGAGTATTTCTGACTTTATGAGCTCACAAATCATGCAGCGTCATTTTACAAACACTTGCACAGCTGAAATTTTGCATAAGACCATACAAAGGCTCACTGCCGTTTGCTCTCTAGCTATCTGTTGTAAATCTGCATCATTTCGTATTGATCAATGGTGTAAACTGTAAATGTATAATTGAATATGTATCGTATTATTTTTGTCTTCTATACATGTTGCCTGGCCTTCTCTGCCTATTGAACTGATCTCTTCTCTGATGTCCAGCATCAAACTTCAGTGGGACAACCTGGTTGATGTACAAGGCTCCTGGGAAGTTCCTTCGTTCTTTAGCAAGAGACCGGAGCTCGGGTAACCAGTAGGCAACATACTCTCCATCAGGATCATATGTTTTAGCCTGCAGAAGAATGTTCACTCATGGTCAGATATTGACATCTTAAGCTTATGTAGTTGTGAGTTGATGCATATAGCCacataatttaatttcttcttgCAATGGTCACTTTCTAGTACCCATCCTTGCTGGTAGTCTAGTGTCTAGATTGATTATCTTTAAATTGTTCAGTCGGTAAGAAAAGTATTTGAATATTGGTTaatattcttttgttttggtgcTTACTTGCTTAGGTATGCTGAAGTATCGGTCTTCTCTTGGATCATTGCCAATTCCTGTCAAGATTACAGCAGTAGCAGGTCAGTCAGTCAGAGCCTGGCATCTGTTTGCTTCTTCCACTTTATAGTCATCTGTTTGCTTTGATTATTCGATGCTTACAAGAATAAGTAACTGAATATTAGGAAACGCTAACCTGCTCCATATGTCCAGTTACCATAATTTGAAGCTGGATCATAATCCAATAGGCATGTTTCGAACCATTCAGCTCCCATTCGCCAATCAATACCCATATCCCGGACCAGAAATGAGCAGACAATCTGTATAAAATCAACAAGAGGGATGCCTTGGATCAGGTGGCCTTCGGTCTCATACCCTTGTGCAGTCATTCTGCTAATGTGATAACATGTCAATGCTTACCTGACGGCCACGGTTGGACATGAAACCAGTTGCTAAAAGCTCCTTCATGTTGGCATCAATAAGAGGGTACCTGAAATTCACCATGACAAATTCAGAAGTTTTATATGATGAATAATGAGTtaatatgtgaaaaaaattagaacaaCTGGGAGTACACCATACCCAGTTCGACCCTCTCTCCAAGATTCAAACAATGCCTGATCCTGGCTCCATTTGGACACTATATTCCTTGGACCACCTACAGTATTTTTGAAAGGATTATACCTTACCAGACAAATGCAACTGTTGTATGTTTATTTAG contains the following coding sequences:
- the LOC102722586 gene encoding uncharacterized protein LOC102722586 — encoded protein: MGMEHLLNTMNPSSGFIQEMRELEKLRTETMMKSCQSTTSRAGAIRCPIPRKSGRSCKEYDLTQDLSDFIMSKASPPYFTGSPPVRASNPLVHDTQFCAWKMQNVDQSLSIPIPTKGCNVRYCMREGSVTKA